In Nostoc sp. UHCC 0926, a single genomic region encodes these proteins:
- a CDS encoding AraC family transcriptional regulator — translation MRNSLDESRFGLSFFLSGKVRIERHGLTDEIDESVGKYYSECNCDIKETEYWKAGEKYSRIYLEIEPQQFFSNFSEEDLEQIPISLRQALLGGKVQPYYHQGKITRQMRRVLHQILQCTHEGLMKRMYLESKAVELIMLHFQQFQEQEAHNYSLTTKNLNDIDKIYQAKEILLGNLENPPSLIELARQVGLNDFKLKRGFRQVFGTSAFKYLHDYRLEKASQLLASGEMSVEQVGFKVGFDSRSYFALAFRKKFGLNPKQYFQHRQKSV, via the coding sequence ATGAGAAATAGTTTAGATGAATCTCGATTTGGGTTGAGTTTTTTTCTCTCAGGAAAAGTGAGAATTGAACGCCACGGTTTAACTGATGAGATTGACGAATCAGTGGGAAAATATTATTCAGAATGTAACTGCGATATCAAAGAAACTGAATACTGGAAAGCCGGAGAGAAGTATTCAAGAATTTATCTGGAAATTGAACCGCAGCAATTTTTCTCAAATTTTAGCGAGGAAGACTTAGAACAGATACCAATTTCCCTACGCCAAGCCTTATTGGGCGGTAAAGTACAGCCTTATTACCATCAAGGAAAAATAACACGACAAATGCGGCGGGTGTTACATCAGATTTTACAGTGTACCCATGAAGGCTTGATGAAGCGGATGTATCTGGAAAGTAAGGCGGTGGAATTGATTATGCTTCATTTCCAGCAATTCCAGGAGCAGGAAGCTCATAATTATAGCTTGACTACAAAGAATTTGAACGATATTGATAAAATTTACCAAGCCAAAGAAATTTTGCTGGGTAATCTAGAGAATCCACCCAGCCTGATAGAGTTAGCACGGCAAGTAGGGCTAAATGACTTCAAATTAAAGCGTGGGTTTCGTCAAGTTTTCGGCACATCTGCATTTAAATATTTACACGACTATCGACTGGAAAAAGCCAGCCAACTTTTAGCGTCAGGAGAAATGAGCGTTGAACAAGTGGGATTTAAGGTAGGTTTCGATAGTCGCAGTTACTTTGCCTTAGCTTTCCGCAAAAAGTTTGGCTTGAATCCCAAACAATACTTTCAACATCGCCAAAAATCCGTCTAG
- the purH gene encoding bifunctional phosphoribosylaminoimidazolecarboxamide formyltransferase/IMP cyclohydrolase, whose product MARLALLSVSNKTGLIDLARSLVEEFDFDLISSGGTAQALKDAGLPVTKVADYTGSPEILGGRVKTLHPRIHGGILARRDVPQDITDLENNQIRPIDLVVVNLYPFEETIAKPGVTLSQAVEQIDIGGPAMLRASSKNFAHLAVLCDPAQYDEYLQELRQNNGEASLEFRQKAALKGFSHTASYDQAIAQALTCQFASYLAGTQQHTLSGTQLQSLRYGENPHQPAAWYQTGTTPTGWTAATKLQGKELSYNNLVDLEAARRIIAEFTDTPAATIIKHTNPCGTALGSSISEAYQKAFNADSTSAFGGIVALNRPIDAATARELIKTFLECVVAPSCEADAQEILGKKSNVRVLTLPDLSSGPKDTVKAIAGGFLVESSDDMIADTNQWQVVTERQPTASELAELLFAWKVCKHVKSNAIVVSGDRTTLGVGAGQMNRVGSVKIALEQAGEKAKGAILASDGFFPFDDSVRTGAAAGITALVQPGGSLRDQDSIKAANELGLVMVFTGVRHFLH is encoded by the coding sequence ATGGCGCGTCTAGCCCTGCTGAGTGTATCTAACAAAACTGGTTTAATTGACCTAGCCCGTAGCTTGGTTGAAGAATTCGACTTTGATTTAATCAGCAGTGGGGGAACAGCCCAAGCACTTAAAGATGCGGGACTCCCTGTCACCAAAGTTGCAGATTACACAGGTTCACCAGAAATTTTAGGTGGCCGAGTCAAAACGCTGCATCCCCGGATTCATGGCGGGATTTTGGCCCGGCGAGATGTTCCCCAAGATATTACAGATTTAGAAAATAACCAAATTCGCCCGATTGATTTAGTGGTGGTGAATTTATATCCTTTCGAGGAAACTATTGCTAAACCAGGGGTAACATTATCCCAAGCTGTTGAGCAGATTGATATCGGTGGGCCAGCAATGCTACGCGCTTCATCGAAAAACTTCGCCCATCTGGCTGTATTATGCGATCCAGCACAGTATGACGAGTATTTACAGGAATTGCGGCAAAATAACGGCGAAGCATCCCTAGAGTTTCGGCAAAAGGCGGCTTTAAAAGGATTTTCGCACACTGCTAGCTATGATCAAGCGATAGCGCAAGCGCTGACTTGTCAGTTCGCATCTTATCTCGCAGGAACACAGCAGCATACCCTTAGCGGTACACAATTGCAATCTCTGCGTTACGGCGAAAACCCCCATCAACCCGCCGCCTGGTATCAAACTGGTACTACCCCAACGGGATGGACAGCCGCGACAAAACTGCAAGGCAAAGAACTTAGTTACAATAATTTAGTTGATTTAGAAGCTGCACGCCGAATTATTGCTGAATTCACTGATACTCCAGCTGCAACGATTATCAAACATACAAATCCCTGTGGTACAGCACTGGGAAGCAGTATTTCTGAAGCTTACCAAAAAGCTTTCAATGCTGATTCTACTTCTGCCTTTGGTGGGATTGTCGCACTCAACCGTCCGATTGATGCGGCAACAGCTAGGGAGTTAATTAAAACATTTTTAGAATGTGTAGTAGCACCAAGTTGTGAAGCCGACGCTCAAGAAATCCTTGGCAAAAAATCTAACGTGCGGGTTTTAACTCTACCTGATTTGAGCAGTGGCCCTAAGGATACAGTGAAAGCGATCGCAGGTGGTTTCCTTGTCGAATCTAGCGATGATATGATTGCTGATACCAATCAATGGCAAGTAGTCACCGAACGTCAACCCACTGCAAGCGAATTAGCCGAATTGCTGTTTGCTTGGAAAGTTTGCAAACACGTTAAATCTAATGCCATTGTTGTCAGTGGCGATCGCACTACACTAGGAGTAGGTGCTGGTCAAATGAACCGCGTCGGCTCAGTTAAAATTGCCCTAGAACAAGCTGGAGAAAAAGCCAAAGGTGCAATTCTAGCCAGCGATGGATTCTTCCCCTTTGATGATTCAGTCAGAACAGGCGCAGCAGCAGGAATTACAGCCCTTGTCCAACCAGGGGGAAGTTTGCGCGATCAAGATTCAATCAAAGCTGCTAACGAACTGGGTTTGGTGATGGTATTCACGGGTGTACGTCACTTTTTACACTAA
- a CDS encoding lipoate--protein ligase family protein, giving the protein MAIDRWLLEQHQSGKHPPTLRFYTWSPPAISLGYHQRQYPEYWQHLTWQGQKLDLVRRPSGGRAVLHQGDLTYAVVTSGLTGSRLQVYEKICEFLIQGWRSLGVELDYGTAGRGYIHNPNCFSTATSADLVLPDGAKLIGSAQLRRGGVILQHGSIRLQPDAELFAQVFGTESFTTIQLPQSLSVEKIIAALVAAASNCFDMQIEVKPLSSSEWEAILAKPILEAGS; this is encoded by the coding sequence ATGGCAATTGACCGCTGGTTACTAGAACAGCACCAGTCTGGAAAGCATCCGCCAACTCTGCGCTTTTATACCTGGTCGCCACCTGCCATTTCTCTCGGCTATCATCAACGCCAATATCCTGAATATTGGCAACATTTAACTTGGCAAGGGCAAAAACTGGATTTAGTGCGGCGTCCTAGCGGTGGACGGGCAGTGCTACACCAAGGTGATTTAACTTACGCTGTAGTCACATCTGGACTGACGGGTAGTCGCCTCCAGGTGTACGAAAAAATTTGTGAGTTTTTGATTCAAGGTTGGCGATCGCTCGGCGTAGAATTAGATTACGGTACGGCTGGGCGAGGTTACATCCACAACCCTAACTGTTTTAGCACCGCTACCAGTGCAGATTTAGTTTTGCCAGATGGTGCCAAACTTATTGGTAGCGCTCAACTGCGACGTGGTGGGGTAATTTTGCAACATGGTTCTATCCGTTTGCAACCGGATGCTGAACTGTTTGCTCAAGTATTTGGTACAGAATCTTTTACGACTATACAACTGCCTCAAAGTCTGAGTGTGGAAAAAATTATTGCAGCTTTAGTTGCCGCAGCTAGTAATTGTTTTGATATGCAGATAGAGGTGAAACCCCTCTCGTCATCTGAGTGGGAAGCAATTTTGGCGAAACCGATTTTGGAGGCTGGTTCTTAG
- a CDS encoding YbjN domain-containing protein, with the protein MTSHQETLTSNESINELIAETTSINHVEVIENVIDSLEQDDSAMVSHTPEGGYLWKFKYGSVQVFVQLNGTSDEDTITVWSAVLNLPAKDEPKLMRYLLELNCSSTFEARFGIIENRVVVISTRTLAELSPGEVSRLITIVATIADNNDEALQSEFGAT; encoded by the coding sequence ATGACAAGCCATCAAGAAACCCTAACTAGTAACGAATCCATTAATGAGCTAATCGCTGAGACGACAAGCATTAACCATGTGGAGGTAATTGAAAATGTCATCGACTCTTTGGAACAAGATGACAGTGCGATGGTTAGCCATACTCCAGAGGGTGGTTATCTCTGGAAGTTTAAGTATGGAAGTGTGCAAGTATTTGTCCAACTCAACGGCACAAGCGATGAAGACACCATAACGGTTTGGTCTGCGGTGCTAAATTTACCTGCTAAAGATGAACCTAAGTTGATGCGGTATCTTTTGGAGTTAAACTGCTCTAGTACTTTTGAAGCGCGTTTTGGTATTATTGAAAACCGAGTGGTTGTAATATCAACACGCACCTTAGCAGAGTTGTCTCCTGGTGAAGTGTCTCGGCTGATTACCATTGTGGCAACCATCGCTGATAATAACGATGAAGCTTTACAATCAGAATTTGGTGCGACTTGA
- a CDS encoding S1 family peptidase, with the protein MKLVTCVGCLSLAIYASALYVSARGRCAIASCKLPFSQTVSWGLTQPQTSTEKLRLLAQAITVKVISKEFLGSGILLRKQDSIYTVLTNAHVLRADDAPYRIQTPDGQIYAASLPRNTKFGKNDLAILQFHSSNKIYPVASIASKLMVGDEVFASGFYSQNDEEKHQFSFTNGKVSLLLPKALEGGYQIGYSNDIQKGMSGGPLLNCQGEVVGVNGMQANPLWDAPSIFVDGSEADKGLHEQINRLSWAVPIDKLINLK; encoded by the coding sequence ATGAAATTAGTTACCTGTGTTGGTTGTTTATCATTGGCGATATATGCATCGGCATTATATGTTAGCGCTCGTGGTAGATGTGCGATCGCTAGTTGCAAACTGCCTTTCTCACAGACTGTAAGCTGGGGACTAACCCAACCGCAAACATCAACAGAAAAGTTACGCTTACTCGCTCAAGCTATTACTGTAAAAGTGATATCAAAAGAATTCTTGGGTTCTGGGATTCTTTTGCGAAAACAAGACTCAATCTATACAGTTTTAACTAATGCTCATGTACTCAGAGCAGATGATGCTCCCTATCGGATTCAAACCCCTGATGGTCAGATATATGCAGCCAGTTTGCCTAGAAATACAAAATTTGGCAAGAATGATTTGGCAATATTACAGTTTCACAGCTCCAACAAAATTTACCCAGTAGCATCTATCGCTTCTAAACTAATGGTAGGCGATGAAGTTTTTGCTAGTGGTTTTTATTCACAAAATGACGAAGAAAAACACCAGTTTTCCTTCACTAATGGTAAAGTTTCACTGTTACTACCCAAAGCTTTAGAGGGTGGCTATCAAATTGGTTATAGCAATGATATCCAAAAGGGGATGAGTGGTGGCCCATTGCTAAATTGTCAGGGTGAGGTAGTGGGTGTAAATGGAATGCAAGCAAATCCTTTGTGGGATGCTCCCTCTATCTTTGTGGATGGTTCCGAGGCAGATAAGGGGTTACATGAGCAAATTAATCGCCTTAGTTGGGCTGTACCAATAGATAAATTAATCAATTTGAAATGA
- a CDS encoding serine/threonine-protein kinase: protein MSKLGGRYQILEQIGQGGFGVTFLAEDTQRPGNPKCVVKQFQPIFTNPDTLQSAKRFFNSEAVILEKLGNHDQIPRLLAHFEEDQEFYLVQEYIEGHDLSKELLPGKKLNEAYVIKLLQDILQVLTFIHHQRVIHRDIKPSNIIRRLDGKIVLIDFGAVKQISTQIIQPQGQNNITFAVGTPGYMPSEQTSGNPDFRSDIYAVGIVAIQALTGISPEQLPKDVNNEIVWHNQAEISQELTYILDRMVRYDFRQRYESAEQVLQALQQVSLSTQQISPNSTFPPTILPQPIRRPLPWKWIISLFAVTATITVFSIFRPVPPPIPPVELSSYEDPTSKIKIKYPETWNRQDLNNIFTGELVKFSPKQSTTKTSQEQVTITIQDVSGTTLEDSKNKFIEDIKNSQNGQIISSNPTTLAYGQAYQVIYNVKDGDNNLKNWRIWTLKGDKTYIIVYTAAIDDYDKFVQTTEKMIQSFQID, encoded by the coding sequence ATGAGTAAGCTTGGCGGACGTTACCAAATTCTCGAACAAATCGGACAAGGGGGGTTTGGAGTGACTTTCTTAGCCGAAGATACCCAACGGCCAGGAAATCCCAAGTGCGTTGTTAAGCAGTTTCAACCAATTTTCACAAATCCAGACACTTTACAGTCAGCAAAACGTTTCTTTAACAGTGAAGCAGTGATTCTAGAAAAGTTGGGAAATCACGATCAAATCCCGCGACTTTTGGCTCATTTTGAAGAAGATCAGGAATTTTATTTAGTCCAAGAATATATTGAAGGTCACGATTTGAGTAAAGAATTACTTCCAGGTAAAAAGTTGAATGAAGCTTATGTAATTAAACTTTTACAAGATATTTTACAAGTCTTAACTTTTATCCATCACCAAAGAGTAATTCACCGAGATATCAAACCCTCAAATATCATCCGACGCCTAGATGGTAAAATTGTCTTGATTGACTTTGGTGCAGTCAAACAAATTAGTACCCAAATAATTCAACCTCAAGGACAAAATAATATAACTTTTGCTGTTGGGACTCCAGGCTATATGCCGAGTGAACAAACATCTGGTAATCCTGATTTTCGCAGTGATATTTACGCAGTCGGAATTGTTGCTATTCAAGCTCTTACAGGAATATCGCCAGAACAATTACCAAAAGATGTCAATAATGAAATTGTTTGGCACAATCAAGCAGAAATTAGCCAAGAGTTAACATATATTTTAGATAGAATGGTGCGTTATGACTTTCGCCAGCGTTATGAATCAGCAGAGCAAGTATTACAAGCTCTACAACAAGTATCGCTATCAACACAACAAATATCGCCAAACTCAACATTCCCGCCAACAATTCTACCCCAACCTATTCGTCGTCCACTACCGTGGAAATGGATAATTTCTCTGTTTGCAGTAACAGCAACCATTACAGTTTTTAGTATCTTTAGACCTGTGCCACCCCCGATTCCACCTGTAGAATTATCATCTTATGAAGATCCCACAAGTAAAATCAAGATAAAATATCCCGAAACCTGGAATAGACAAGATTTGAACAATATTTTTACTGGGGAATTGGTAAAATTTTCACCTAAACAAAGTACAACAAAGACATCTCAAGAGCAAGTAACAATCACAATTCAAGATGTTTCTGGAACGACGTTAGAAGATTCTAAAAATAAATTTATTGAAGACATTAAAAATTCCCAAAATGGGCAAATTATTAGTAGCAATCCAACCACTTTGGCATATGGACAAGCGTATCAAGTGATTTATAATGTCAAAGATGGAGACAATAATTTAAAAAATTGGCGAATTTGGACTTTAAAGGGGGATAAAACCTACATAATTGTCTACACTGCTGCCATAGATGATTATGATAAATTTGTCCAAACCACAGAAAAAATGATTCAATCATTTCAAATTGATTAA
- a CDS encoding COP23 domain-containing protein has translation MVSRLEYSTLTKVARVSGIALLMASTTTAIIHQPSYASSPTFQCAKSQGKPVTFVRIGDGTKRPIIRWGEEKFFSSKLTALERCKQVSYRFQQNYDSNNLKTIISGKINGYPVVCAAVSTNDVCTSKTVLFTLKRGSNAKLAAERLLDQRGLASGKIPNQTSDDTQIYVDFDTFLNNIQPEP, from the coding sequence ATGGTTAGCAGGTTAGAGTATTCTACGTTGACCAAAGTTGCTAGAGTTTCTGGCATAGCTTTGCTCATGGCATCTACAACAACTGCAATTATTCATCAGCCTAGTTATGCTAGCAGCCCTACCTTCCAATGTGCTAAGAGCCAAGGTAAGCCTGTAACATTTGTGCGTATAGGAGATGGCACAAAAAGACCAATAATTCGTTGGGGCGAAGAAAAATTTTTCTCTTCTAAGTTGACGGCTTTAGAACGCTGTAAGCAAGTGTCGTACAGATTTCAACAAAACTATGACAGTAATAATCTCAAAACTATTATCTCTGGGAAGATCAATGGTTATCCGGTAGTCTGCGCTGCTGTTAGTACAAACGATGTTTGCACAAGCAAAACTGTATTATTTACTCTCAAGCGGGGTTCTAATGCAAAACTGGCTGCGGAAAGGCTGTTAGATCAACGTGGTTTAGCATCTGGAAAAATCCCGAATCAAACTAGTGATGATACGCAAATTTATGTTGATTTTGATACTTTTTTGAATAATATCCAACCTGAGCCTTAA
- a CDS encoding tetratricopeptide repeat-containing S1 family peptidase, which translates to MKYYYGLSSALIGVSMVLVQSQIALGLSASAIEKIAEDITVRIVNTQNSTDSGSGIIIKRSENTYTVLTAYHVVKSGQKYKILTPDGQSNSIKSMQPLPQTDLAVLEFSSSKTYNIAKIGNSDEATRTTTVYVAGFPAKTAAISNPGFFFNKGQVNANGTAQRDGYNIIYDNDTLKGMSGGAVLNEQGEVVAIHGRSDEQAISEKSQNKITTGIGTTIYSAAQQMLAVGVDLGVNLPSINVAAASKADDFYIKAKQKYGQKDYRGAIADYSEAIRLNPNYAEAYLNRGYPRFYLGDKQGAIADINAALKINPNFALAYKDRGLVHYELGDKQGAIADYNAAIKINPNLALAYINRGRARYELGDRQGGIADFNAAIKIDPNLALAYIGRGIARSELGDKQEAIADFNAALKINPNLALAYIGRGKARYELGDKEGGSADFNAAIKINPNDVEAYIARGAARYQLGDKQEAIADFNAALKINPNLALAYGNRGIARYELGDKQGAIADYNAALKINPNLVEAYIGRGIARYQLGDKQEAIADFNAAIKINPNLAEAYIGRGRARYELGDKEGGSADFNVALKINPNLALAYIARGIARYDLGDNQGGIVDLQKAAELFRQQGNTEWYQKALELIRKYQQ; encoded by the coding sequence ATGAAATATTATTATGGGCTTTCATCTGCGCTGATTGGTGTATCAATGGTATTGGTGCAGTCGCAGATAGCATTAGGATTATCTGCATCAGCAATAGAAAAAATAGCTGAAGATATTACAGTAAGAATTGTCAACACTCAAAACTCCACCGATTCAGGTTCGGGAATTATTATCAAACGCTCTGAGAATACTTACACTGTCCTCACTGCCTATCATGTGGTGAAGAGTGGTCAAAAATATAAAATATTAACACCAGATGGGCAAAGTAATTCAATTAAATCGATGCAGCCCTTACCACAGACAGATTTAGCAGTTTTGGAGTTTAGCAGTAGCAAAACTTACAACATTGCCAAGATTGGTAATTCCGATGAAGCTACACGCACGACTACTGTTTATGTCGCTGGGTTTCCCGCTAAGACAGCAGCTATTTCTAACCCCGGTTTCTTTTTTAACAAAGGACAAGTAAACGCCAACGGGACGGCACAGCGTGATGGTTATAACATCATTTACGATAATGATACTTTAAAAGGTATGAGTGGGGGTGCGGTGCTAAATGAACAAGGGGAAGTAGTAGCAATTCACGGCAGGTCTGATGAGCAAGCAATAAGTGAAAAAAGCCAGAATAAAATTACTACCGGGATTGGAACTACTATATATTCGGCTGCACAGCAGATGTTAGCTGTGGGGGTAGATTTGGGAGTGAATCTACCAAGTATTAATGTTGCTGCTGCATCCAAAGCAGATGACTTTTATATTAAAGCGAAGCAGAAGTATGGGCAGAAAGATTATAGAGGAGCGATCGCTGATTATAGCGAAGCCATTCGCCTCAATCCTAATTATGCTGAAGCTTATCTCAATCGGGGTTATCCCCGCTTCTATTTAGGAGACAAGCAAGGAGCGATCGCTGATATCAACGCTGCTCTCAAGATTAATCCCAACTTTGCCTTAGCCTACAAGGACCGAGGATTAGTCCACTACGAATTAGGAGACAAGCAAGGAGCGATCGCTGATTACAATGCTGCTATCAAGATTAATCCTAATTTAGCCTTAGCCTACATCAACCGAGGTAGGGCCCGCTACGAATTGGGAGACAGGCAAGGAGGGATCGCTGATTTCAACGCTGCTATCAAGATTGATCCCAACTTAGCCTTAGCCTACATAGGCCGAGGAATAGCCCGCTCCGAATTAGGAGACAAGCAAGAAGCGATCGCTGATTTCAACGCTGCTCTCAAGATTAATCCTAACTTAGCCTTAGCCTACATAGGCCGAGGTAAGGCCCGCTACGAATTGGGAGACAAGGAAGGAGGGAGCGCTGATTTCAATGCTGCTATCAAGATTAATCCTAACGATGTCGAAGCCTACATAGCCCGAGGAGCAGCCCGCTACCAATTAGGAGACAAGCAAGAAGCGATCGCTGATTTCAACGCTGCTCTCAAGATTAATCCTAACTTAGCCTTAGCCTACGGAAACCGAGGAATAGCCCGCTACGAATTGGGAGACAAGCAAGGAGCGATCGCTGATTACAACGCTGCTCTCAAGATTAATCCTAACTTAGTCGAAGCCTACATAGGCCGAGGAATAGCCCGCTACCAATTAGGAGACAAGCAAGAAGCGATCGCTGATTTTAACGCTGCTATCAAGATTAATCCTAACTTAGCCGAAGCCTACATAGGCCGAGGTAGAGCCCGCTACGAATTGGGAGACAAGGAAGGAGGGAGCGCTGATTTCAACGTTGCTCTCAAGATTAATCCTAACTTAGCCTTAGCCTATATAGCCCGAGGAATAGCCCGCTACGATTTAGGAGACAACCAAGGAGGGATTGTAGACTTGCAAAAAGCAGCTGAACTATTTCGGCAACAAGGAAATACAGAGTGGTATCAAAAAGCTTTGGAGTTGATTAGAAAATATCAGCAGTAG
- a CDS encoding small RNA NsiR4-regulated ssr1528 family protein has protein sequence MPTETNPGNKTTTGADAIDEAIAQGIDFDGSPIPPAKLELYGKVMALEGNRQRSGVSNTMRSRIVRIGAKHIPQAELDQLLVDASFAPLKEKEIAFFYGGK, from the coding sequence ATGCCTACCGAAACAAACCCAGGAAATAAAACTACCACAGGTGCTGATGCTATTGATGAAGCGATCGCACAGGGAATTGATTTTGATGGTTCTCCGATTCCGCCTGCCAAGCTAGAACTTTATGGTAAAGTCATGGCGCTAGAAGGCAATAGACAGCGCAGTGGCGTATCTAATACTATGCGATCGCGCATTGTGCGAATTGGTGCAAAACACATTCCCCAAGCAGAACTCGACCAATTACTTGTAGATGCTAGTTTCGCACCCCTAAAAGAGAAAGAAATTGCCTTTTTCTATGGCGGCAAATAA